From the genome of Solidesulfovibrio carbinolicus, one region includes:
- a CDS encoding response regulator, with product MEQSRAKAPEAPVADVVAERDRLRLTLAEAGGIIERLRAEAQAGSQAKADFMARMTHEMRTPLSAIIGLSNLAKPLAADAKLADYLVKIAQAARGLLEVVDDITDFSRLEKGQADLTIAPFKPAEALERVAGRIAEAAREKGLTLAVRLDPAVPAVLVGDSARLEAVLGHLAGNAVKFTERGGLRLEADLDGGDAQKALVAFAVTDTGIGMDKAAVPEMFDSFTQADGSLSRPYGGTGLGLALASRGVALLGGVLEVESLAGQGTRFRFVVPFARAAEAGRERTAPAAPKPAPRPREAASPAMRPLSGTLVLLVEDNAINQQVARETLETLGAAVDVALNGREAVEMVRSSLYDVVLMDVQMPVMDGLAATRAIRQLPGTAELPIVALTAHALAEDRERCLEAGMNDYLTKPLEVDRLLASLGQWIAPAAAAVRGRAAVTASLVVAAPADGTAGTPVAEGMDLAAARRRLGGNERLLASVAAEFVRDYAAAAAALEGLVADGELEAARRLAHTVKGVAGTLAALPLAEAARELETVLAVGGRPGPGVLRAFTRSLEAAVASAATLAPPREAEPACSLGPCWRVLLVDDAKLNRAIFSQILRSGGHEVVTAENGKDACRRLFGQKPDGRPFDLILMDIEMPEMDGPTAARTIRRLLAASVAPPCAPGVPIVALTSHDCKDEAARCLEAGMDACLHKVFEQGELLAILQGLMDGREPAGHEVRTPHPAGTNPAGLAPALRRLAGHLAEGNIRADEDMAVVREAFIGRVAPPQLAELGEAVDRYDFTAAAVILDRLAEALGLEIQGGGRRVMPPAAGRG from the coding sequence ATGGAGCAGTCGCGCGCAAAGGCCCCCGAGGCCCCTGTGGCAGATGTCGTCGCCGAACGGGACCGCTTGCGCCTGACCCTGGCCGAAGCCGGGGGCATTATCGAGCGCTTGCGGGCCGAAGCCCAGGCCGGCAGCCAGGCCAAGGCCGATTTCATGGCCCGCATGACCCATGAAATGCGCACCCCTCTTTCGGCCATCATCGGCCTGTCCAATTTGGCCAAGCCCTTGGCTGCCGACGCTAAACTGGCCGATTATCTGGTGAAGATCGCCCAGGCCGCCCGGGGACTTTTGGAGGTGGTGGACGACATCACCGATTTTTCGCGTTTGGAAAAAGGCCAGGCCGATCTTACTATCGCGCCCTTCAAGCCGGCCGAGGCCCTGGAACGGGTGGCCGGGCGCATCGCCGAGGCGGCCCGGGAAAAAGGCCTGACCCTGGCCGTGCGTCTGGACCCGGCCGTGCCGGCCGTCCTGGTCGGCGACAGCGCCCGCCTGGAAGCCGTGCTCGGGCATCTGGCCGGCAACGCCGTCAAATTCACCGAACGCGGCGGCCTGCGCCTGGAGGCCGATCTGGACGGCGGCGACGCGCAGAAGGCCCTCGTCGCCTTTGCCGTCACCGACACCGGCATCGGCATGGACAAGGCCGCCGTCCCGGAAATGTTCGACTCCTTCACCCAGGCCGACGGCTCCTTGTCGCGGCCCTACGGCGGCACCGGCCTGGGGCTGGCCCTGGCCAGCCGGGGCGTGGCCCTGCTTGGCGGGGTGCTCGAAGTGGAGAGCCTGGCCGGGCAGGGAACCCGGTTTCGGTTTGTCGTGCCCTTCGCCCGGGCGGCCGAGGCCGGCCGCGAGCGAACGGCCCCGGCTGCGCCAAAACCAGCCCCACGCCCCCGGGAGGCCGCCTCGCCGGCCATGCGTCCCCTGTCCGGGACGTTGGTGCTTTTGGTCGAGGACAACGCCATCAACCAACAGGTGGCCCGGGAAACCCTGGAGACCCTGGGCGCGGCCGTGGACGTGGCCCTAAACGGCCGGGAAGCCGTGGAAATGGTCCGGTCGTCGCTCTACGACGTCGTGCTTATGGACGTGCAGATGCCGGTCATGGACGGCCTGGCCGCCACCCGGGCCATCCGCCAGCTTCCCGGCACGGCCGAGCTGCCCATTGTGGCCTTGACCGCCCATGCCCTGGCCGAGGACCGCGAACGCTGCCTGGAAGCCGGCATGAACGACTATCTGACCAAGCCCCTGGAGGTGGACCGGCTTCTGGCCTCCCTGGGCCAGTGGATCGCCCCGGCCGCCGCCGCCGTGCGTGGTCGCGCCGCCGTTACCGCCAGCCTTGTGGTGGCCGCCCCTGCCGACGGCACGGCTGGAACTCCCGTGGCCGAGGGCATGGACCTCGCCGCCGCCCGCCGCAGGCTTGGCGGCAACGAACGTCTGCTGGCCAGCGTGGCCGCCGAGTTCGTCCGGGACTACGCCGCCGCCGCCGCCGCCCTGGAAGGGCTTGTCGCCGACGGGGAGTTGGAGGCGGCCCGGCGGCTGGCTCATACCGTCAAGGGCGTGGCCGGCACCCTGGCCGCCTTGCCCCTGGCCGAAGCCGCCCGGGAGCTGGAAACCGTGCTGGCCGTGGGCGGCCGGCCCGGCCCGGGCGTCCTGCGCGCTTTCACCCGAAGCCTGGAGGCGGCCGTGGCCAGCGCCGCCACCCTGGCCCCGCCCAGGGAAGCCGAGCCGGCTTGTTCCCTTGGCCCCTGCTGGCGGGTGCTGCTGGTGGACGACGCCAAGCTTAACCGGGCGATTTTTTCCCAGATCCTGCGCAGCGGCGGCCATGAGGTGGTCACGGCCGAAAACGGCAAGGACGCCTGCCGCCGGCTGTTTGGCCAAAAGCCCGACGGACGGCCCTTCGACCTCATCCTCATGGACATCGAGATGCCCGAGATGGACGGCCCCACCGCCGCCCGCACCATCCGCCGGCTGCTGGCCGCCAGCGTCGCTCCGCCGTGCGCCCCGGGCGTGCCCATCGTGGCCTTGACCTCCCACGACTGCAAGGACGAGGCGGCGCGCTGTCTGGAGGCCGGCATGGACGCCTGCCTGCACAAGGTGTTCGAGCAGGGCGAGCTTTTGGCCATTCTCCAAGGCCTCATGGACGGCCGGGAACCCGCCGGCCATGAGGTCCGGACGCCCCATCCGGCTGGAACAAACCCAGCCGGGCTGGCTCCGGCGCTGCGGCGTCTGGCCGGACATCTGGCCGAGGGCAACATCCGGGCCGACGAGGACATGGCCGTGGTGCGCGAGGCGTTTATTGGCCGGGTCGCGCCGCCGCAACTGGCCGAACTGGGCGAGGCCGTGGACCGCTACGATTTCACCGCCGCCGCCGTGATTCTCGACCGGCTGGCCGAGGCTTTGGGGCTGGAGATTCAGGGTGGCGGGAGACGGGTGATGCCTCCGGCGGCCGGGAGGGGGTAA
- the garR gene encoding 2-hydroxy-3-oxopropionate reductase has product MKKIGFIGLGIMGKPMCRNLLQAGYEVTVFSRTAANVEAVTTHGAVYAPSPAAVAEASELVITMVPDSPQVREVILGEAGVICGAKPGTYVVDMSSIAPLTSREVAAELAAKGVRFLDAPVSGGEPKAIDGTLSVMVGGEAADFEAVKPVLSAMAGSVTRVGEVGAGNVAKLANQIVVALNIAAMSEALVLAAKAGVEPDLVYQAIRGGLAGSTVLDAKAPLVMDRKFDPGFRIKLHAKDLNNVMNTAHELHVPLPFTAAVMEVMQAMMADGCGEDDHGSIIRHFEKLAGVTVAR; this is encoded by the coding sequence ATGAAAAAGATCGGATTTATCGGCCTTGGCATCATGGGCAAGCCCATGTGCCGTAATTTGCTGCAGGCCGGCTACGAGGTCACGGTTTTCAGCCGTACCGCCGCCAACGTCGAAGCGGTGACAACCCATGGCGCAGTCTACGCTCCGTCGCCGGCCGCCGTGGCCGAGGCCAGCGAGCTGGTCATCACCATGGTGCCGGATTCGCCGCAGGTGCGCGAGGTGATCCTGGGCGAGGCCGGCGTCATCTGTGGGGCCAAGCCCGGCACGTACGTCGTGGACATGAGCTCGATTGCGCCGCTGACCAGCCGGGAAGTGGCGGCCGAGCTGGCCGCAAAGGGCGTGCGGTTTCTCGACGCGCCGGTCAGCGGCGGCGAACCCAAGGCCATTGACGGCACGTTGTCGGTGATGGTTGGCGGCGAGGCGGCGGATTTCGAGGCGGTCAAGCCCGTGCTGTCGGCCATGGCCGGGTCCGTGACGCGGGTGGGCGAGGTCGGGGCCGGCAACGTGGCCAAGCTGGCCAACCAGATCGTGGTGGCGCTTAATATCGCGGCCATGTCCGAGGCCCTGGTCCTGGCGGCCAAGGCCGGGGTGGAGCCGGATCTCGTCTATCAGGCCATTCGCGGCGGGCTGGCCGGCAGCACGGTGCTGGACGCCAAGGCGCCGCTGGTCATGGACCGCAAGTTCGATCCCGGCTTTCGCATCAAGCTGCACGCCAAGGATTTGAACAACGTCATGAACACGGCCCATGAGCTGCATGTGCCGCTGCCCTTTACCGCCGCAGTGATGGAAGTGATGCAGGCCATGATGGCCGACGGCTGCGGCGAGGACGACCACGGCAGCATCATCCGCCACTTCGAAAAACTCGCCGGCGTCACCGTCGCCCGCTGA
- a CDS encoding PEP/pyruvate-binding domain-containing protein, with amino-acid sequence MGTVLAGLKNLAASFTRRKVPVDRDQSAAVFREKYNRFQSLLESNTELLKICSEIEEMLRGRTVFGMAFIRSRTSRAIFHAIRMIKSYEGLSGRPQPVLIALVERLSAEIKGLIETRVNPARGRLVLDLGEITAEMVDQAGGKCANLGEIAGRVGLPVPPGFAVTTAAFQAFFEEAGLYETIASIRLGIAPDDPASMAAAAEDIQAAILRAPLPQAVAREIDAAAARLEETLGPGMRLAVRSSAIGEDGELSFAGQYLTMLNVSRDRLAASYKFVLASLFTPRAMSYRLLKGIPDDDVAMAAACLALIPSKAAGVLYTRLPEAPGRDELLINAVWGLGPYAVDGVITPDAYRLDRRSLEPTATDIADKPRMLVASPTGGLTDVPVAEALRRQPCLTPEQAHTLAGWGMALERHFGLPQDMEWALAEDGALCVLQSRQLTALTEAGAEAAPPVPGYEVALSGGQTACVGAACGPVRLVARDEDLDDFPDGGVLVAPHSSPGFMVAMKRAAAIVADHGSVTGHMASLSREFGVPTLLGLGQATKMLADGEIVTVDASGCRIYRGRVESLLDAAAEAPAFMAGTQVHAILAEAARRVVPLTLLNPKAPEFRPESCTSLHDVTRLLHEWSYGCMFAVSDLVAGQGGGTYVLDATTGLDLHIIDLGGGIQPEAADKTRVRPQDIASKPFAALLTGLVLSEQAKALRPVNLGGFLSVMSEQLIAQPKAGADRFGEKSYAIISDKYLNFSSRVGYHYGVLDCYCGHTVNKNYITFSFSGGAADDVKRARRATAIGRILTALGFAVESVSDRVSGRFQKFSREVIAEQLGHMGRLLQFTRQTDMLMVSDASMDAMVACFLSGAPCFDPATFGDQPAQEAS; translated from the coding sequence ATGGGCACGGTCCTTGCCGGGCTGAAAAACCTGGCCGCCAGCTTCACCCGGCGCAAAGTCCCGGTTGACCGCGACCAGTCGGCGGCGGTGTTCCGGGAAAAATACAACCGGTTCCAGTCGCTGCTCGAATCCAACACCGAGCTGCTCAAAATCTGCTCGGAAATCGAGGAGATGCTGCGCGGGCGCACGGTGTTCGGCATGGCCTTTATCCGCTCGCGCACCAGCCGGGCCATCTTCCACGCCATCCGCATGATCAAGAGCTACGAGGGCCTCTCGGGCCGGCCCCAGCCGGTGTTGATCGCCCTGGTGGAGCGGCTTTCGGCCGAAATCAAGGGGCTCATCGAGACCCGGGTCAACCCGGCGCGCGGCCGCCTCGTCCTCGACCTGGGCGAGATCACCGCCGAGATGGTGGACCAGGCCGGGGGCAAATGCGCCAACCTGGGCGAAATCGCCGGCCGGGTCGGGCTGCCCGTGCCGCCGGGCTTTGCCGTCACCACCGCCGCCTTCCAGGCCTTTTTCGAGGAAGCCGGCCTCTACGAAACCATCGCCAGCATCCGCCTGGGCATCGCCCCGGACGATCCGGCCTCCATGGCCGCCGCCGCCGAGGACATCCAGGCCGCCATTCTGCGCGCCCCCCTGCCCCAGGCCGTGGCCCGGGAAATCGACGCCGCCGCCGCCCGGCTGGAAGAAACCCTCGGCCCGGGAATGCGGCTGGCCGTGCGTTCCAGCGCCATCGGCGAGGACGGCGAGCTCTCCTTCGCCGGCCAGTACCTCACCATGTTAAACGTCTCCCGGGACCGTTTGGCCGCCTCCTATAAATTCGTCCTGGCCAGCCTTTTTACGCCCCGGGCCATGTCCTACCGGCTGCTCAAGGGCATTCCCGACGACGACGTGGCCATGGCCGCCGCCTGTCTGGCCCTTATTCCTTCCAAGGCCGCCGGCGTGCTCTACACCCGGCTGCCCGAGGCTCCGGGCCGCGACGAACTGCTCATCAACGCCGTCTGGGGCCTTGGCCCCTACGCCGTGGACGGGGTCATCACCCCCGACGCCTACCGCCTGGACCGCCGCAGCCTGGAGCCGACGGCCACCGACATCGCCGACAAGCCCCGAATGCTGGTGGCATCGCCGACCGGCGGCCTCACCGACGTGCCCGTGGCCGAGGCGTTGCGCCGCCAGCCCTGTCTGACCCCGGAGCAGGCCCATACCCTGGCCGGCTGGGGCATGGCCCTGGAGCGCCATTTCGGCCTGCCCCAGGACATGGAGTGGGCGCTGGCCGAGGACGGGGCGCTTTGTGTGCTGCAATCGCGGCAACTCACCGCCCTCACCGAGGCCGGGGCCGAGGCCGCGCCGCCGGTTCCGGGCTATGAGGTGGCGCTTTCCGGCGGCCAGACGGCCTGCGTCGGCGCGGCCTGCGGGCCGGTGCGGCTGGTGGCCCGCGACGAGGATCTGGACGACTTCCCGGACGGCGGGGTGCTGGTGGCTCCCCACAGCTCGCCGGGGTTCATGGTGGCCATGAAACGGGCGGCGGCCATCGTGGCCGACCACGGCAGCGTCACCGGCCATATGGCCTCGCTGTCGCGGGAGTTCGGCGTGCCCACGCTCCTGGGGCTTGGCCAGGCCACCAAGATGCTTGCGGACGGCGAGATCGTCACCGTGGACGCCTCGGGCTGCCGCATCTACCGGGGGCGGGTGGAGAGCCTGCTCGATGCGGCCGCCGAGGCCCCGGCGTTTATGGCCGGCACGCAAGTCCACGCCATTTTGGCCGAGGCGGCCAGGCGCGTCGTGCCGCTCACACTGCTCAATCCCAAGGCCCCGGAGTTCCGTCCGGAGTCCTGCACGAGCCTGCATGACGTCACGCGGCTTCTGCACGAGTGGTCTTACGGCTGCATGTTCGCCGTCAGCGACCTCGTGGCCGGCCAGGGCGGGGGCACGTACGTCCTCGACGCCACCACCGGCCTGGATCTGCACATCATCGACCTGGGCGGCGGCATTCAGCCCGAGGCGGCGGACAAAACGCGGGTGCGTCCGCAGGACATCGCTTCCAAGCCCTTTGCCGCGCTGTTGACGGGACTGGTGCTCAGCGAGCAGGCCAAGGCGCTGCGGCCCGTCAACCTGGGCGGGTTTCTCTCGGTCATGTCCGAGCAGCTCATTGCCCAGCCCAAGGCCGGGGCCGACCGTTTCGGCGAGAAATCCTACGCGATTATTTCCGACAAATACCTCAATTTCAGTTCCCGGGTGGGCTACCACTACGGTGTGCTCGACTGTTACTGCGGGCATACGGTCAACAAGAACTACATCACGTTTTCGTTTTCCGGCGGCGCGGCCGACGACGTCAAGCGCGCCCGGCGGGCCACGGCCATCGGCCGCATCCTGACGGCGCTGGGGTTTGCCGTGGAATCCGTGTCCGACCGGGTGTCGGGGCGTTTCCAGAAGTTTTCCCGGGAGGTCATCGCCGAGCAGCTCGGGCATATGGGGCGGCTTTTGCAATTCACCCGCCAGACGGACATGCTCATGGTCAGCGACGCCAGCATGGACGCCATGGTGGCCTGCTTCCTGTCCGGCGCGCCGTGTTTCGATCCGGCGACCTTCGGCGACCAGCCCGCCCAGGAAGCGTCCTGA
- a CDS encoding dihydrolipoyl dehydrogenase family protein, translating to MTTLAYDLAVIGGGPACGPAARACREAGWSVCVIESGLLGGVCPHTGCNPKKVLMGPAEAVAMARHLAGKGLAGEPRPDWPAMAAFTRTFTEPVAPWLAGDYAKRGIDVLHARAAFTGPRTLRAGEKTIEAKKILIAVGATHQRFDFPGVEHLATSDDFLALAKLPARIVFVGGGFVAFELAHLAAACGARATILTHGDAALRRFDADLVARLVAATEAMGIAVRLNSPVARIDQESQGLCVSGPGFSLAADMAVNAAGRPPQLAGLGLEAAGVAATRAGITVNDQLQSVTNPDVHAAGDCLDAPYALTPTADLESRVVAANLLGTPTAIDRTGTPSALFTQPPLAMCGLTEADCQARGLAYVKKEYDLADSFPWQRLGETVGWSKTLVSPDDDRILGAHILGHAAEELINVVALAMRQNLPASALRQGIWTYPTCGYYLRYMF from the coding sequence ATGACGACCCTTGCCTACGATCTGGCCGTCATCGGCGGCGGCCCGGCCTGCGGCCCGGCGGCCAGGGCCTGCCGCGAGGCCGGCTGGTCCGTGTGCGTCATCGAATCAGGTCTGCTTGGCGGCGTGTGCCCCCACACCGGCTGCAACCCCAAAAAAGTCCTCATGGGGCCGGCCGAGGCCGTGGCCATGGCCCGCCACCTGGCCGGCAAGGGCCTTGCCGGCGAACCCCGGCCCGACTGGCCGGCCATGGCCGCCTTCACCCGTACCTTCACCGAACCCGTGGCCCCCTGGCTGGCGGGCGACTACGCCAAACGCGGCATCGACGTCCTGCACGCCCGGGCCGCCTTCACCGGCCCGCGCACCTTGCGGGCCGGCGAAAAAACCATCGAGGCCAAAAAAATCCTTATTGCCGTGGGAGCCACCCACCAGCGCTTCGACTTCCCGGGCGTGGAGCATCTGGCCACCAGCGACGATTTCCTGGCCTTGGCCAAGCTTCCGGCCCGCATCGTCTTCGTCGGTGGCGGCTTTGTCGCCTTCGAACTGGCCCATCTGGCCGCCGCCTGCGGGGCGCGGGCGACCATCCTCACCCATGGCGACGCCGCCCTGCGCCGCTTCGACGCCGACCTCGTGGCCCGGCTGGTGGCCGCCACCGAAGCCATGGGCATCGCCGTACGCTTAAACTCCCCGGTGGCGCGCATCGACCAGGAGTCCCAGGGACTTTGCGTGAGCGGCCCGGGCTTCTCCCTGGCCGCCGACATGGCGGTCAACGCCGCCGGCCGGCCGCCCCAACTGGCCGGCCTTGGCCTCGAAGCGGCCGGCGTGGCCGCCACCAGGGCCGGAATCACGGTCAACGACCAGCTGCAAAGCGTCACCAACCCCGACGTCCATGCCGCCGGCGACTGCCTGGACGCGCCCTATGCCCTGACCCCCACGGCCGATCTGGAAAGCCGGGTCGTGGCCGCCAATCTCCTGGGCACGCCCACGGCCATCGACCGCACGGGCACGCCAAGCGCCCTTTTCACCCAGCCGCCGCTCGCCATGTGCGGGCTGACCGAAGCCGACTGCCAGGCGCGTGGCCTGGCCTACGTGAAAAAGGAATACGACCTGGCCGACAGCTTCCCCTGGCAACGTCTGGGCGAGACCGTGGGCTGGTCCAAAACGCTGGTGTCGCCGGATGACGACCGCATCCTCGGCGCGCATATCCTGGGACATGCCGCCGAGGAATTGATAAACGTCGTGGCCCTGGCCATGCGCCAGAACCTTCCGGCCTCGGCCCTGCGCCAAGGCATCTGGACCTATCCGACCTGCGGCTATTATTTGCGGTATATGTTCTGA
- a CDS encoding A24 family peptidase, whose amino-acid sequence MDLPTPTLALFAVVAAAVVAGAAVDVATRRIPNRITFPAAVLILGIQAWFHGLSGLGDSLLGLAGALIIFLIPYAFRVLGAGDVKLLAVVGAGLGPSALVSLALFTSLAGGVQIALWLAAMRLSHGRIQPGKRLCYGPAIAAGALAAMALPLNGQPYLSIAFPQF is encoded by the coding sequence ATGGATCTGCCCACGCCGACCCTCGCCCTCTTTGCCGTGGTCGCCGCCGCCGTCGTGGCCGGCGCGGCCGTGGACGTGGCCACCCGCCGCATCCCCAACCGGATCACTTTCCCGGCCGCCGTGCTCATCCTGGGCATTCAGGCCTGGTTTCACGGCCTTTCGGGTCTTGGCGACAGCCTGCTCGGCCTGGCCGGGGCATTGATCATCTTCCTCATCCCCTACGCGTTTCGGGTGCTTGGCGCGGGCGACGTGAAGCTTCTGGCCGTGGTCGGGGCCGGCCTTGGCCCCTCGGCTCTGGTCAGTCTGGCGCTTTTCACCAGTCTGGCCGGCGGCGTGCAGATTGCCTTATGGCTGGCGGCCATGCGTCTGTCCCACGGCCGCATCCAGCCCGGCAAGCGGCTGTGCTACGGCCCGGCCATCGCCGCCGGAGCCCTGGCCGCCATGGCCCTGCCCTTAAACGGCCAGCCCTATCTTTCCATCGCCTTCCCCCAATTCTAG
- the hyi gene encoding hydroxypyruvate isomerase: MPRFAANLSMLFTELPFLDRFAAAAKAGFRQVEYLFPYDYEAKDLRWHLDVNNLTQVLFNLPSGDWAAGDRGIAADPARVEEFRDGVHRAVDYARKLGVTRLNCLAGKLVAGQTEADAFDMLAANVVYAADVLRRDDMELVVEAINRYDIPDFVVCRTSQVMALLDAIGRENVSMQYDVYHAQRQEGEIAATLSANIKRIGHVQIADNPGRHQPGTGEINFPFIFSELDRLGYDGYVGLEYVPAPDTLSSLGWIKDMGYSL, from the coding sequence ATGCCGCGTTTTGCCGCCAATTTGTCGATGCTTTTCACCGAACTGCCGTTTCTGGACCGCTTTGCCGCCGCGGCCAAGGCCGGGTTCAGGCAGGTAGAGTACCTGTTTCCTTATGACTACGAGGCCAAGGATTTGCGCTGGCATTTGGACGTCAACAACCTGACCCAGGTGCTTTTTAATCTGCCCAGCGGCGACTGGGCCGCCGGGGATCGGGGCATTGCCGCCGACCCCGCGCGGGTGGAGGAGTTTCGCGACGGCGTGCATAGGGCCGTGGACTATGCCCGAAAGCTGGGCGTGACCCGGCTCAACTGCCTGGCCGGCAAGCTGGTGGCGGGCCAGACCGAGGCCGACGCCTTCGACATGCTGGCCGCCAATGTGGTCTATGCCGCCGACGTGCTGCGCCGCGACGACATGGAACTGGTGGTCGAGGCCATCAACCGCTACGACATCCCGGATTTCGTGGTCTGCCGCACGAGCCAGGTCATGGCCCTTTTGGACGCCATCGGCCGGGAGAACGTGTCCATGCAGTACGACGTCTACCACGCCCAGCGCCAGGAAGGGGAGATTGCCGCGACGCTTTCCGCCAACATCAAGCGCATCGGCCACGTGCAGATCGCCGACAACCCGGGGCGGCATCAGCCGGGTACGGGCGAGATCAATTTTCCTTTTATCTTTTCCGAGCTCGACCGCCTGGGCTACGACGGCTACGTGGGCCTGGAGTACGTGCCCGCGCCGGACACGCTGTCGTCCCTGGGCTGGATCAAGGACATGGGCTATTCGCTGTAA